Proteins co-encoded in one Desulfovibrio sp. Huiquan2017 genomic window:
- a CDS encoding glycosyltransferase N-terminal domain-containing protein, which produces MGKNATDLALKIYGLAWKAVLPCLRFNGRLKDGWEQRTLAGGVPAPARLWMQAASGGEAYLAWEVLKHLKPTGTDTLRVLVTTNTLQGYQTLVRAASEINGRKAGLAVQPWYFPFDAPGLMRRMLERVRPELAVLLETEIWPGFLSACKKSGVPVLLANGRMSTKSLAGYMTWPGLFQAFAPDRIMAVSETDGRRFATLFGRERVQVMPNVKFDRMGDTRPMPRSANPLRDLIAAETPFVIFGSVRREEEHDVTRLAAGLMSARPATVLGLFPRHMHHLDLWRRAMDGAGLNWVLRSKLNGPARPGTVVLWDTFGELVPAYGLAAAAFIGGSLAPLGGQNFLEPLTSGVTPVTGPHWKNFAWVGREVLESGLAVEACGWQDALESLKKIIDNTPSRREVAAAAGRYIRDRRGGAEAVAKQVADLLNKD; this is translated from the coding sequence ATGGGGAAGAACGCCACGGACCTGGCACTCAAAATCTACGGCCTGGCCTGGAAGGCCGTCCTACCCTGCCTCCGGTTCAACGGACGGCTCAAGGACGGCTGGGAGCAACGGACCCTGGCTGGCGGCGTCCCCGCCCCGGCCCGCCTGTGGATGCAGGCGGCCAGTGGCGGCGAGGCCTACCTGGCCTGGGAGGTCCTCAAGCACCTCAAGCCGACCGGAACCGATACTCTGCGCGTGCTGGTGACCACCAACACCCTCCAAGGATACCAGACCCTGGTCCGGGCCGCCTCCGAAATCAACGGGCGCAAGGCCGGACTGGCCGTCCAGCCGTGGTACTTTCCCTTCGACGCGCCGGGGCTCATGCGCCGCATGCTCGAACGGGTCCGTCCCGAATTGGCCGTCCTCCTCGAAACCGAAATCTGGCCGGGCTTCCTGTCCGCCTGCAAAAAGAGCGGCGTGCCCGTGCTGTTGGCCAATGGCCGCATGAGCACCAAATCCCTGGCCGGTTACATGACCTGGCCGGGGCTGTTCCAAGCGTTCGCCCCGGACCGGATCATGGCCGTGTCCGAAACCGACGGCCGCCGCTTCGCCACCCTGTTCGGACGCGAACGGGTTCAGGTCATGCCGAACGTCAAGTTCGACCGCATGGGCGACACCCGGCCCATGCCCCGAAGCGCCAACCCGCTCCGGGACCTCATCGCCGCCGAGACCCCGTTCGTCATCTTCGGTTCGGTGCGCAGGGAGGAAGAGCACGACGTCACCCGCCTGGCCGCCGGACTCATGTCCGCCAGACCGGCCACCGTGCTCGGCCTGTTTCCCAGGCACATGCACCACCTGGACCTGTGGCGCAGGGCCATGGACGGGGCCGGGCTCAACTGGGTCCTGCGCTCGAAGCTCAACGGCCCGGCGCGCCCCGGCACAGTCGTCCTGTGGGACACTTTCGGCGAATTGGTCCCGGCCTACGGGCTGGCCGCGGCCGCCTTCATCGGCGGCTCACTGGCCCCGCTGGGGGGACAAAATTTCCTCGAACCCCTGACCTCCGGTGTGACCCCGGTGACCGGTCCGCACTGGAAGAACTTCGCCTGGGTGGGCCGGGAAGTCCTCGAATCCGGCTTGGCCGTGGAAGCTTGCGGCTGGCAAGACGCTCTGGAATCGTTAAAGAAAATTATCGACAACACCCCGTCACGCAGAGAGGTGGCCGCTGCTGCGGGCCGATATATTCGCGACCGCAGGGGCGGCGCGGAAGCGGTCGCCAAACAGGTTGCCGATTTGCTTAATAAGGATTAA
- the kdsB gene encoding 3-deoxy-manno-octulosonate cytidylyltransferase: protein MNEFPECHGIIPARYDSSRFPGKPLVEIGGKPMFWHVWSRASACPMMTSVTLATDDARILDAATALAVPVVMTRRDHSSGTDRVLEAARALSIDSDAVVVNIQGDEPCLEPEMLTELVRPFENRRVRVTTLATSIGPEEAASPDRVKVVRARDGRALYFSRSQVPFDRDGKMHGFLLHIGLYGFRMEALERFGSLDPSPLEQREKLEQLRLLEDGIDIYVTETRHSCHGVDRPEDLVKIKTILENH from the coding sequence ATGAACGAATTCCCCGAATGTCACGGCATCATCCCCGCCAGGTATGACTCCTCGCGGTTCCCGGGCAAGCCTCTGGTGGAGATCGGCGGCAAGCCCATGTTCTGGCACGTCTGGTCGCGCGCCTCGGCCTGTCCGATGATGACCAGCGTCACACTGGCCACGGACGACGCGCGCATCCTCGACGCGGCCACGGCATTGGCCGTCCCCGTGGTCATGACCCGGCGCGATCACAGCAGCGGCACGGATCGGGTGCTCGAAGCGGCCCGGGCCCTGTCCATTGACTCGGACGCGGTAGTGGTTAACATCCAAGGCGATGAACCGTGCCTGGAACCGGAGATGCTCACCGAACTGGTCCGGCCTTTCGAGAACCGGCGGGTCCGGGTGACCACCTTGGCCACATCCATCGGCCCGGAGGAAGCCGCTTCGCCCGACCGGGTCAAGGTGGTCCGCGCCAGGGACGGACGCGCGCTCTACTTCTCCCGTTCGCAGGTGCCGTTCGACCGCGACGGGAAAATGCACGGTTTTTTGCTGCACATCGGGCTCTACGGCTTCCGCATGGAGGCGCTGGAACGATTCGGCAGTCTGGACCCGAGCCCGCTGGAACAGCGGGAAAAGTTGGAACAGCTCCGTCTGCTCGAGGACGGCATCGATATTTATGTGACCGAGACGCGGCACTCCTGCCACGGGGTAGACAGGCCCGAAGACCTCGTCAAGATCAAGACCATTCTGGAGAACCATTGA
- a CDS encoding phosphohydrolase: MSAKENTAQAAGPHRSPLPPPPPALPDPDLFVPDDVQCARYWEEYAMLDNVAEHSRMVATVATFLSKRAVEQGLDVDVPTVRASAMLHDLAKTYCIRHGGNHSQLGGAWVAELTGNPIIACGVTHHVYWPFAMDLSRYFPPLAVLYADKRVNHNRLVSIEDRFRDLIIRYGIPLNLQDRINETKRQALELEQLLCDTLKVNLNACDFDSGRLV; encoded by the coding sequence ATGTCCGCCAAGGAAAACACCGCCCAGGCAGCCGGTCCCCACCGGTCGCCGCTGCCCCCGCCGCCACCGGCCCTGCCCGATCCCGACCTGTTCGTCCCGGACGACGTCCAATGCGCCCGGTACTGGGAGGAGTACGCCATGCTCGACAATGTGGCCGAACACAGCCGCATGGTCGCGACCGTGGCCACCTTCCTGTCCAAGCGGGCTGTTGAACAGGGGCTGGACGTGGACGTGCCCACGGTGCGCGCCTCGGCCATGCTGCATGATCTGGCCAAGACCTACTGCATCCGCCACGGCGGCAACCACAGCCAACTGGGCGGAGCCTGGGTGGCTGAATTGACCGGAAACCCGATCATCGCCTGCGGCGTGACCCACCACGTCTACTGGCCCTTCGCCATGGACCTTTCGCGCTACTTCCCGCCCCTGGCCGTGCTCTACGCGGACAAGCGCGTGAACCACAACCGACTGGTGTCCATCGAAGATCGATTCCGGGACTTGATCATCCGGTACGGCATTCCCCTGAATCTCCAGGACCGCATCAACGAAACCAAACGACAGGCCCTGGAGCTGGAACAACTCTTATGCGACACACTCAAGGTGAATCTCAATGCATGTGATTTTGATAGCGGGCGGCTGGTCTGA
- a CDS encoding tetratricopeptide repeat protein yields MSTDLIKSRKKLNSVATLLKKGKYMPAVQAVHDGLILFLKNQVLKNERDEFEDILKKVTYVLNSDKELRKIYPLVISYEPGQERPLLDAMRELLQELQKALNEEVQGDMDAFNAQKQTELEKGQAFLDAQDWDKAKEVFDQLVRSFSGDSELKADIADRYLNAGRYKEAYAMLDDALKDDPNAIHLYNRIGMVLRKMKDFETAEKYYLKALTLTSNDEYLHYNMGRLYYDWRKWGKMASSANKAVEINPNFAEAVKMLKFAQKKMG; encoded by the coding sequence ATGTCCACTGATCTGATCAAATCGCGCAAGAAACTGAATTCCGTCGCCACCCTCCTGAAAAAGGGCAAATATATGCCCGCGGTTCAGGCGGTTCACGACGGGCTCATTCTCTTCCTCAAAAATCAGGTCCTGAAGAACGAACGTGACGAGTTCGAGGACATCCTCAAAAAAGTCACCTATGTCCTCAACTCGGACAAGGAGCTGCGCAAGATCTACCCCTTGGTCATCAGCTACGAGCCCGGCCAGGAGCGCCCTCTGCTCGACGCCATGCGCGAACTGCTCCAGGAGTTGCAAAAGGCCCTCAACGAGGAAGTTCAGGGCGACATGGACGCCTTCAACGCCCAGAAGCAGACCGAGTTGGAAAAAGGCCAGGCCTTCCTGGACGCCCAGGATTGGGACAAGGCCAAGGAAGTCTTCGACCAATTGGTGCGCTCTTTCAGCGGGGACTCCGAACTCAAGGCCGACATCGCCGACCGCTACCTCAACGCGGGCCGGTACAAGGAAGCCTACGCCATGTTGGACGACGCCCTGAAGGACGACCCCAACGCCATCCACCTGTACAACCGCATCGGCATGGTCCTGCGCAAAATGAAGGACTTCGAGACCGCCGAAAAATATTACCTCAAGGCCCTGACCCTGACCTCCAACGACGAATACCTGCACTACAACATGGGCCGACTCTACTACGACTGGCGCAAATGGGGCAAAATGGCCAGCTCAGCCAACAAGGCCGTGGAAATCAATCCCAATTTCGCCGAAGCCGTCAAAATGCTTAAATTCGCCCAGAAAAAAATGGGCTGA
- the carA gene encoding glutamine-hydrolyzing carbamoyl-phosphate synthase small subunit codes for MKAILALEDGTIFKGTSFTGQGEASGEVIFNTGMTGYQEILTDPSYTGQMVTMTYPLIGNYGVNPEDVESHKVQAAGFIVKECCKRPSNWRSTMSLPDYLTQAGVMGIEGIDTRALTRHLRINGAQRGFMAAGDVDPAELVEKARSIEKMEGLNLADRVSCDKPYTWDGKKPAFIDDLKDFAWKGVGPKLAVYDFGIKWNILRLMEAEGFDMIVLPSHFTAAQVRELGPDAVFLSNGPGDPAAVTTAVEAARDLCEDLPVAGICLGHQILGLAMGGTTYKLKFGHHGCNHPVMDLQTEKIEISSQNHGFCVDVDGLDFLEKTHVNLNDNTLEGFRHREKPILAIQHHPEAGPGPHDSRYFFPRFRDMVRKSTGV; via the coding sequence ATGAAAGCGATTCTTGCCCTCGAAGACGGCACGATTTTCAAGGGGACGAGTTTCACCGGCCAGGGAGAGGCCTCCGGTGAGGTCATCTTCAACACCGGCATGACCGGCTACCAGGAGATCCTGACCGACCCGTCCTACACCGGGCAGATGGTCACCATGACCTATCCGCTCATCGGCAACTACGGGGTCAACCCCGAAGACGTGGAGTCGCACAAGGTCCAGGCCGCAGGCTTCATCGTCAAGGAATGTTGCAAGAGGCCAAGCAACTGGCGGTCTACCATGTCCCTGCCCGACTACCTGACCCAAGCCGGGGTCATGGGCATCGAAGGCATCGACACCCGGGCCCTGACCCGCCATCTGCGCATCAACGGCGCCCAGCGCGGCTTCATGGCCGCCGGCGACGTTGATCCGGCGGAACTGGTCGAAAAGGCCCGGTCCATCGAAAAGATGGAAGGCCTCAACCTGGCCGACCGCGTGTCCTGCGACAAGCCCTACACCTGGGACGGCAAAAAGCCCGCGTTCATCGACGACCTCAAGGACTTCGCCTGGAAGGGCGTCGGCCCCAAGCTGGCCGTATACGACTTCGGCATCAAGTGGAACATCCTGCGCCTCATGGAGGCCGAGGGCTTCGACATGATCGTGCTGCCCTCCCACTTCACCGCGGCCCAGGTTCGCGAACTCGGCCCGGACGCCGTGTTTCTGTCCAACGGCCCCGGTGATCCAGCGGCGGTGACCACCGCCGTGGAGGCGGCCCGCGACCTCTGCGAAGACCTGCCCGTGGCGGGCATCTGCCTGGGCCACCAGATTCTCGGCCTGGCCATGGGCGGAACCACCTACAAGCTCAAGTTCGGCCACCACGGCTGCAACCACCCGGTCATGGATCTCCAGACCGAGAAGATCGAAATATCCTCCCAGAACCACGGCTTCTGCGTGGATGTGGACGGCCTCGACTTCCTCGAAAAGACCCACGTCAATCTCAACGACAACACCCTGGAAGGATTCCGTCACCGCGAAAAGCCCATCCTGGCCATCCAGCACCATCCCGAGGCCGGGCCAGGTCCCCACGACAGTCGCTATTTCTTCCCAAGATTTCGTGATATGGTCAGAAAAAGCACCGGGGTATAA
- the gmhB gene encoding D-glycero-beta-D-manno-heptose 1,7-bisphosphate 7-phosphatase — MFKRYVLLDRDGTIIRDKHYLHDPDGVELLPQAAEGLKRMQGMGFGLAVLTNQSGIGRGYYDEDSVIACNRRMTELLAGQGVVIDGVFFCPHAPGDNCNCRKPKPGLMQRAAAELDFDPAQAFMIGDKAADIDLGRNTGAGTILVRTGKGAQQEAQCAPRADHVCDDLFAAALYIESLL; from the coding sequence ATGTTCAAGCGCTACGTCCTCCTCGATCGCGACGGGACCATCATCCGGGACAAGCACTACCTGCACGACCCCGACGGCGTGGAGCTTTTGCCCCAGGCCGCCGAAGGATTGAAACGCATGCAGGGCATGGGGTTCGGACTGGCCGTGCTGACCAACCAGAGCGGCATCGGGCGCGGCTACTATGACGAGGACTCGGTCATTGCCTGCAACCGGCGCATGACCGAACTCCTCGCCGGGCAGGGCGTGGTCATCGACGGCGTCTTTTTCTGCCCGCATGCGCCCGGGGACAACTGCAATTGCCGCAAGCCCAAGCCCGGCCTGATGCAACGGGCCGCCGCCGAACTCGATTTCGATCCCGCCCAGGCCTTCATGATCGGCGACAAGGCCGCCGACATCGACCTGGGCCGCAACACCGGCGCGGGCACCATCCTCGTGCGCACCGGCAAGGGCGCGCAACAGGAAGCCCAATGCGCCCCCCGCGCCGACCATGTCTGCGACGATCTCTTCGCCGCCGCCCTGTACATTGAAAGTTTGCTGTAG
- a CDS encoding D-alanine--D-alanine ligase yields MHVILIAGGWSDERDVSLSGAKKIQASLDELGHTVTFFDPADDFRNLLSIARNADFAFINLHGSPGEDGLIQAVLDKAGCPYQGAGPAASYLALNKAAAKEVFEANGIKTPDWQLITPTQGREAPLTLDLPVFVKPDKGGSSLGMSLVRTAEDFPAALDKVFAMCQSALVETFIPGVELTCGILGNEALPLILITPRDGSDFFDYENKYAADGAEEICPAPVDEALSTAIQEQMLVAHTALGLTGYSRGDFIATADGEAYLLEVNTLPGMTPTSLLPRAAAHVGYSFTGLIAELIRLGLEGRV; encoded by the coding sequence ATGCATGTGATTTTGATAGCGGGCGGCTGGTCTGACGAACGCGACGTCTCCCTGTCCGGAGCCAAGAAAATTCAGGCCTCCCTCGATGAACTCGGCCACACCGTCACGTTCTTCGACCCGGCCGACGACTTCCGCAACCTCCTTTCCATTGCCCGGAACGCGGACTTCGCCTTCATCAACCTGCACGGCTCGCCCGGCGAGGACGGCCTGATCCAGGCGGTCCTCGACAAAGCGGGCTGTCCCTACCAAGGGGCGGGCCCGGCCGCTTCCTACCTGGCCCTGAATAAGGCGGCCGCCAAGGAAGTCTTCGAGGCCAACGGCATCAAGACCCCGGACTGGCAGTTGATCACCCCCACCCAGGGACGCGAAGCGCCGCTGACGCTCGATCTGCCCGTGTTCGTCAAGCCGGACAAGGGCGGCTCGTCTCTGGGCATGTCCCTGGTACGCACCGCCGAGGACTTCCCGGCGGCGCTGGACAAGGTCTTCGCCATGTGCCAATCCGCCCTGGTGGAGACCTTCATCCCCGGCGTAGAGCTGACCTGCGGCATCCTCGGCAACGAGGCCCTGCCCCTGATCCTGATCACCCCGCGGGACGGTTCCGACTTCTTCGACTACGAGAACAAGTACGCGGCCGACGGGGCCGAGGAAATCTGCCCGGCCCCGGTGGACGAGGCGCTGAGTACGGCCATTCAGGAACAGATGCTCGTCGCCCATACGGCTCTGGGACTGACCGGCTACAGCCGGGGCGACTTCATCGCCACCGCCGATGGCGAGGCCTACCTGCTCGAAGTCAACACCCTGCCCGGCATGACTCCCACCAGCCTGCTGCCCAGGGCCGCGGCCCACGTGGGCTACTCCTTCACTGGACTCATCGCCGAGCTCATTCGGCTCGGCCTGGAAGGCAGGGTTTAG
- the pdxA gene encoding 4-hydroxythreonine-4-phosphate dehydrogenase PdxA, whose amino-acid sequence MRTLCITLGDPCGLGPELVTRHFLNGDTAGDRFLLIGPPPALDRELARLGAPRFFTPIDSLEAIADKKPGVYIYQPPELDGVSFPPGVPCREGGLSAGVSLDAAVRALKSGLAEGLLTCPLNKAMLNAAGFDFPGHTEFLAEKLGVGRDNVCMHLCGHDPNDPSPKLRVSLVTTHPRLRDVPGLVTRERILHCLRLTADFLRTLGLDGSIGVCGLNPHAGESGRIGDEEIVTVIPALEQAAAEGIQAVGPVPGDTIFHFAAQGRFPAVLAMYHDQGLAPLKLLHFSRAVNVTLGLPYPRTSPDHGTGYDLVGTGEASIDSFHAALDMLRKLVGRPG is encoded by the coding sequence ATGCGAACTCTATGCATAACCCTCGGCGATCCCTGCGGCCTCGGGCCCGAGCTGGTGACCCGACATTTCCTGAACGGCGATACCGCCGGGGACCGTTTTCTGCTTATCGGCCCGCCCCCTGCCCTGGACCGAGAACTGGCCCGGCTGGGCGCGCCGCGATTCTTCACCCCCATCGACAGTCTTGAGGCTATCGCCGACAAGAAACCCGGCGTCTATATTTATCAGCCGCCCGAGCTTGACGGCGTCTCCTTCCCGCCCGGCGTACCCTGCCGCGAGGGCGGACTGTCCGCCGGTGTCAGCCTGGATGCCGCCGTGCGCGCGCTTAAATCCGGCTTGGCCGAGGGGTTGCTGACCTGCCCGCTGAACAAGGCCATGCTCAACGCCGCCGGGTTCGACTTCCCCGGGCACACCGAATTTCTGGCCGAAAAGCTTGGCGTAGGCCGTGACAACGTGTGCATGCACCTGTGCGGCCATGACCCGAATGATCCCTCGCCCAAGCTGCGCGTCAGTCTGGTGACCACCCATCCGCGTCTGCGCGACGTCCCCGGGCTGGTCACCCGTGAGCGTATCCTGCACTGCCTGCGCCTGACCGCCGACTTCCTGCGCACCCTCGGCCTGGACGGCTCCATCGGGGTCTGCGGCCTCAATCCCCATGCCGGGGAGTCCGGGCGCATCGGGGACGAGGAGATCGTCACCGTCATTCCGGCCCTGGAACAGGCTGCGGCCGAAGGCATTCAGGCCGTCGGGCCCGTACCGGGGGACACCATCTTTCATTTCGCCGCCCAAGGCCGTTTTCCGGCCGTGTTGGCCATGTATCATGACCAGGGGCTGGCCCCGCTCAAGCTGCTGCACTTCAGCCGCGCCGTGAACGTCACCCTCGGCCTGCCGTACCCGCGCACCTCGCCCGACCACGGCACCGGCTACGACCTTGTGGGTACGGGCGAGGCCTCCATCGACAGCTTTCACGCCGCCCTCGACATGCTCCGCAAGCTCGTCGGCCGACCTGGATGA